The proteins below come from a single Roseiconus lacunae genomic window:
- a CDS encoding S1C family serine protease, whose amino-acid sequence MATSRNPKQAAGWKIAIAICCFAAGTSVAAEPLELPSEIEAIENARVEAVERAMPSAVCVFVPGGGGGGSGVLISPEGYALTNFHVTSPAGTFMRCGLSDGRVYDAVLVGLDPVGDLAMIKLLGRDDFPVATMADSLKARAGDWCMVIGNPFLLATNLQPTVTWGLLSGVGRYQYPSGTLLEYADCLQTDASINPGNSGGPIYNDRGELLGIVGRCSFEKRGRVNVGVGYAISINQAKNFLGYLQSGRIVDHATLGATVSTDSDGSVVVSNILESSDAYRRGLRYDSEILEIDGRVVTSANDVQNVLGTLPSGWRVEVAFREAGKTSRVPIRLMGVHRRDELLTKMQAALPPPPPVPDQPEDETPEGNGDSKEENAKESDDQPKEEDAPKSEKQSPKRTKRSPHGASAIPAQAAKLIDERKGFANYHFNQVHQDRIQALLRSQFPAEIATAEQTQRWLITGTNSDGGDVVLEVGNDGLAMTTGGTRMTASNAAELFEAVDRDAIGGILAALDAWRRMIELGTTQFGEAYYQGTMPLAGQRPLRDCLVGLYGEMEVRWLLHPETGQLECIEVFADRDSDPAELWIESNGSTINRLDLKYGLESKLTVEIDDWKREEVATP is encoded by the coding sequence ATGGCGACCTCGCGGAATCCCAAACAAGCGGCCGGATGGAAGATCGCAATTGCGATTTGTTGCTTCGCCGCCGGTACCAGCGTCGCGGCCGAGCCGCTGGAGCTGCCCAGCGAAATCGAAGCGATTGAGAATGCACGTGTCGAAGCGGTCGAGCGCGCGATGCCAAGTGCCGTCTGTGTCTTCGTCCCCGGTGGTGGCGGTGGTGGGAGTGGCGTATTGATTTCGCCGGAGGGCTACGCGTTAACCAATTTTCATGTGACCAGTCCCGCCGGTACGTTCATGCGTTGCGGACTCAGTGACGGACGCGTATACGATGCGGTCTTGGTTGGGCTTGATCCGGTCGGTGACTTGGCCATGATCAAGTTACTCGGACGCGATGACTTTCCCGTCGCAACGATGGCGGACAGTTTGAAAGCTCGCGCCGGTGACTGGTGCATGGTGATCGGCAACCCCTTTTTGCTGGCGACCAATCTGCAGCCCACCGTGACTTGGGGGCTACTTAGTGGTGTCGGTCGTTACCAGTACCCTTCGGGCACACTGCTTGAATACGCGGATTGTTTACAAACCGACGCGTCAATCAATCCGGGCAACTCGGGTGGGCCGATTTACAATGATCGTGGTGAATTGCTTGGCATCGTCGGTCGATGCTCCTTCGAAAAACGTGGCCGCGTCAACGTGGGTGTCGGCTATGCGATCTCGATCAACCAAGCAAAAAACTTTCTCGGCTACTTGCAGAGTGGACGAATTGTCGATCACGCCACTTTAGGTGCGACCGTATCGACCGACTCGGACGGTAGCGTAGTCGTGAGCAATATCTTGGAATCGAGCGATGCCTATCGCCGTGGCCTGCGATACGATTCCGAGATCTTGGAAATTGACGGACGCGTAGTGACATCCGCCAACGACGTGCAAAACGTATTGGGCACACTCCCGAGTGGCTGGAGGGTCGAAGTCGCGTTTCGCGAAGCCGGTAAAACGTCTCGTGTGCCAATCCGCTTGATGGGCGTCCATCGTCGCGATGAGTTGCTGACCAAAATGCAGGCGGCCCTTCCACCGCCTCCGCCGGTGCCCGACCAGCCAGAAGATGAAACGCCCGAGGGGAATGGTGACTCCAAAGAAGAAAATGCGAAAGAATCCGACGACCAGCCCAAGGAAGAGGACGCCCCCAAGTCTGAAAAACAGTCCCCCAAACGCACCAAGCGGTCGCCTCACGGCGCTAGCGCGATCCCCGCGCAGGCGGCAAAGCTGATCGACGAACGGAAAGGGTTTGCGAACTACCACTTCAACCAAGTGCATCAAGACCGAATTCAAGCATTGCTAAGGTCACAGTTCCCGGCAGAGATCGCAACGGCCGAACAAACCCAGCGATGGTTGATTACCGGAACGAATTCCGATGGCGGCGACGTCGTGCTTGAAGTTGGCAATGACGGGTTGGCGATGACCACCGGTGGGACGCGAATGACGGCCTCGAATGCCGCAGAGTTGTTTGAAGCGGTCGATCGCGATGCGATCGGAGGCATCTTGGCAGCACTGGATGCTTGGCGAAGAATGATCGAACTGGGCACGACGCAATTCGGTGAAGCCTACTATCAAGGCACGATGCCACTTGCCGGTCAACGTCCACTGCGTGACTGTTTGGTGGGGCTGTATGGCGAAATGGAAGTCCGTTGGTTGCTGCATCCGGAAACCGGTCAGCTTGAGTGTATCGAAGTTTTCGCCGACCGTGATTCCGACCCTGCAGAGTTGTGGATCGAAAGCAACGGGAGCACGATCAACCGATTGGATTTGAAGTACGGCTTGGAAAGCAAGCTGACTGTCGAAATCGACGATTGGAAGCGAGAGGAAGTGGCAACGCCATGA
- a CDS encoding S1C family serine protease: MMRLVVIALTLCATLIGQRSVAQDEHSAVSRNVQQRIVKIYGAGGVRGLEAYQSGFLVSPEGHIATVWSYVLDVEPIIVLDDGRRFESKIVGIEPALELAVLKIEASELPFFEVGKELNAQWGDPVLAASNLFNIAAGNEAASVMQGVISGVTNLDARRGVFKTPYRGKVLVLDLIANNPGAAGGAVADSSGQLVGMLGKELRDATTGVWLNYAIPIDALRRAIGDIIAGRATTAPPEETPILPRDKSHNLTTLGLVLVPNVLESTPVYVDTVLKESAAEKAHLQPDDLILLVNGVRVGDQKSFTELLRRIDRRDAVSLTIQRESDVVPVRLVPQ, from the coding sequence ATGATGCGACTTGTAGTAATAGCATTAACGCTTTGTGCGACTTTGATCGGGCAACGGTCAGTAGCCCAAGACGAGCACTCGGCGGTTTCACGCAACGTGCAACAACGGATCGTCAAGATCTACGGTGCCGGTGGCGTGCGTGGGTTGGAAGCCTACCAAAGCGGATTCCTAGTTTCCCCGGAAGGACACATCGCAACGGTCTGGAGCTATGTCTTGGATGTCGAACCGATCATCGTGCTTGACGACGGACGTCGCTTCGAGTCAAAGATCGTTGGCATCGAACCGGCGCTGGAACTCGCGGTGCTGAAGATCGAAGCGTCAGAACTGCCATTCTTCGAGGTCGGTAAAGAGTTGAACGCTCAGTGGGGCGATCCCGTGTTGGCGGCAAGCAATTTGTTCAATATCGCTGCCGGAAATGAAGCGGCTAGCGTGATGCAGGGCGTGATCTCAGGTGTGACAAATCTTGATGCCCGCCGCGGTGTTTTTAAGACACCTTACCGCGGAAAGGTATTGGTGCTGGACCTGATCGCGAATAACCCCGGCGCCGCTGGTGGTGCGGTGGCGGATTCGTCCGGCCAGTTGGTCGGGATGCTCGGTAAAGAACTACGCGATGCAACGACGGGAGTTTGGTTGAACTATGCCATTCCGATCGATGCACTGCGGCGGGCAATTGGCGACATCATTGCCGGCCGAGCGACCACGGCGCCTCCCGAAGAAACGCCGATCCTGCCGCGTGACAAGTCACACAACCTGACCACGCTCGGACTAGTCTTGGTGCCGAATGTGCTCGAGTCCACACCGGTTTACGTCGACACGGTGCTGAAGGAAAGCGCCGCCGAGAAAGCTCATTTACAACCCGATGACCTCATCCTGCTTGTTAATGGGGTCCGGGTCGGAGATCAGAAATCCTTTACCGAACTGCTACGGCGAATCGATCGACGCGATGCAGTTTCGTTGACAATTCAACGTGAGAGCGACGTCGTGCCGGTGCGTTTAGTACCGCAGTAA
- a CDS encoding S1C family serine protease produces the protein MNQLRPVRLIVIACVGMIVFASSLVCSQARAQTASQRQQFAKAIRNAATRVLPSVVSVEVIGVAQGGAGSNSSEVANDAPSCGLVVDPSGLILASDIILRRPSASLLVVLEDQTRLAATVVARDYHRGLVLLKTEADRSLPAIEVPSEVRTPVGGTVVAVGRYGTDQSPMVSSGILSARGRLEGTMLQTDARVSPTYYGGPLVDLYGNVIGIVVPAVAPGGAPDDTSWYDSGIAFAVPLPIVANKLPQLRDGKDIKKGLIGIVPRSNDPYEEDTQLAAVRSRSPAEKAGLQAGDVIESVAGQAVLMFQQVKEALGPYDAGDEIEIKYQRDGQSSTINVTLADSIPPLRPQRIGAWAVETDTALTEESEPTATKDTTDDDRITEDAPGVQVVVAGVLPGSPSDGKLVEGDVIESVNDAAIESLATLRRKLVTAEPDVEIEIRVRRDDSEEIVNVMPTSVAGALPTTTFPAWKANNESESDDPWDVKELRLPDVPNLGAYAGPENDQSIDGLALLVLLLSPEQRDPQDALNDYRKAATENGVLVCAICSEDDQRWQPKEIDTISRMTTLMAQRIPVGAIGIAATGAIKGNKPSAADSMVIAMALSDRKNFDGIAVSDQTRPPAVRLRENEPDRSLQLLLPIENVDDGPTWLAPLSKAGYPVTLGGELQFDDLLRWTRLLQSI, from the coding sequence GTGAATCAACTTCGCCCGGTGCGTTTAATCGTGATCGCCTGCGTTGGCATGATCGTTTTTGCCAGTTCACTAGTGTGCTCGCAAGCCAGGGCTCAAACGGCAAGTCAGCGGCAGCAGTTTGCCAAAGCAATCCGCAACGCCGCCACTCGCGTTCTGCCTTCGGTGGTGTCCGTCGAAGTCATCGGGGTCGCGCAAGGAGGAGCCGGTTCAAACTCAAGCGAGGTTGCCAACGACGCACCTTCGTGTGGCTTGGTCGTCGATCCTTCCGGCCTGATCTTGGCCTCCGATATTATCTTGCGTCGGCCTTCGGCAAGTTTGCTGGTCGTCCTCGAAGATCAAACTCGGTTGGCCGCGACTGTCGTCGCCCGCGATTATCACCGTGGCCTGGTACTCCTGAAAACCGAAGCGGATCGATCACTGCCGGCGATCGAAGTGCCGAGTGAAGTTCGCACGCCGGTCGGTGGTACCGTCGTCGCCGTGGGACGATATGGAACCGATCAGTCGCCGATGGTCAGCAGCGGAATCTTAAGCGCACGCGGTCGACTAGAAGGCACGATGTTGCAAACCGATGCGCGGGTATCACCGACCTATTACGGGGGTCCCCTTGTCGACCTATACGGTAACGTGATCGGAATCGTTGTCCCCGCGGTTGCCCCGGGAGGCGCCCCCGATGACACCAGTTGGTACGACAGTGGGATCGCGTTTGCTGTTCCGTTGCCTATCGTCGCGAACAAGCTTCCACAGTTGCGTGACGGCAAGGACATTAAAAAAGGCTTAATCGGGATCGTTCCCCGATCGAACGATCCGTACGAAGAAGACACCCAACTGGCAGCCGTTCGAAGCCGATCGCCAGCCGAAAAGGCGGGGCTTCAAGCGGGTGATGTGATCGAATCGGTCGCCGGCCAAGCCGTTTTGATGTTTCAGCAAGTCAAGGAAGCACTCGGTCCTTATGACGCCGGTGACGAAATCGAAATTAAGTACCAACGCGATGGCCAATCCTCGACGATCAACGTCACCCTTGCCGATTCCATCCCACCGTTGCGTCCTCAACGCATCGGAGCCTGGGCGGTTGAGACGGATACCGCTTTGACCGAAGAGTCTGAACCGACAGCTACGAAAGATACCACCGACGATGATCGAATAACCGAAGACGCCCCGGGCGTCCAGGTCGTCGTGGCGGGAGTGCTCCCTGGATCGCCGAGCGACGGAAAACTGGTCGAAGGTGATGTCATCGAATCGGTCAATGATGCGGCAATCGAATCTCTCGCCACACTACGACGCAAATTGGTCACCGCCGAACCCGATGTCGAAATTGAAATCCGTGTCAGACGCGACGACTCAGAAGAGATCGTCAACGTGATGCCAACATCAGTCGCCGGGGCGCTTCCGACGACGACGTTTCCCGCTTGGAAAGCGAATAACGAATCGGAATCGGATGACCCCTGGGACGTCAAAGAATTGCGTTTGCCCGACGTACCTAACCTAGGGGCGTATGCCGGCCCTGAAAATGATCAATCCATCGACGGTCTGGCGTTACTGGTTTTGTTGTTGTCACCCGAGCAACGAGATCCTCAAGATGCGCTGAATGATTATCGTAAGGCAGCGACCGAGAACGGCGTGCTCGTTTGTGCTATCTGCAGCGAAGACGACCAGCGATGGCAGCCCAAAGAGATCGATACGATCTCTCGGATGACGACGTTGATGGCGCAGCGGATTCCCGTGGGAGCGATCGGGATTGCCGCGACTGGAGCGATCAAGGGCAACAAGCCCTCGGCGGCTGATTCGATGGTGATCGCGATGGCGCTTTCTGACCGGAAGAACTTTGACGGAATCGCGGTATCGGACCAAACACGTCCTCCGGCGGTTCGTTTGCGCGAGAACGAACCCGATCGTTCCTTGCAGCTTTTGTTGCCAATCGAAAATGTGGACGATGGCCCCACATGGCTCGCACCACTCTCTAAAGCAGGCTATCCCGTTACGCTTGGTGGAGAATTGCAATTCGATGATTTATTGCGTTGGACGCGTTTGCTGCAATCGATTTGA
- a CDS encoding type 1 glutamine amidotransferase family protein, with the protein MKLTPPPLNPRLTFAFPSLNTVWTNAFQTLCCLTLVLIPTAAIYAAEGVLKFPAKGESHGKIVLVSGDEEYRTEESMPMLAKILSVHHGYDCVVLFSMSEDGTHVDPNNSQGVVGWEQLDDADLMIIGTRFRQPSAEDAKHVTKFIDAGKPLIGFRTSTHAFNGKGQFGPDLPYGDFGLKILGERWVNHHGRHKKEGARSVVVDAHADHPILSSVDEIFASSDVYGVIHLTDDDLILLRAAVTETLDPSSPNVSGEKNSPMQPFAWIHPYTSPSGTSGKSFCTTAGASVDFADEDLRRLIVNAAYHLTGRDVPAKANVTFVDPYYPTFYGFIREKGYWKNLNIQPSDFSIGKAPSFPDPKGSPEWNHRDRP; encoded by the coding sequence ATGAAGCTTACCCCACCTCCACTGAACCCTCGTTTGACCTTCGCGTTCCCGTCACTGAACACCGTCTGGACCAACGCATTTCAAACACTGTGTTGTCTTACATTGGTGCTCATCCCCACTGCCGCGATCTACGCAGCCGAAGGGGTTCTAAAATTCCCTGCCAAGGGAGAATCGCACGGAAAGATTGTTTTGGTTTCTGGTGATGAAGAGTATCGCACCGAAGAATCGATGCCGATGCTCGCGAAGATTCTCTCGGTACATCATGGCTATGACTGTGTCGTGCTGTTTTCGATGAGCGAAGACGGTACGCATGTTGATCCGAATAATTCCCAAGGAGTTGTCGGCTGGGAGCAGCTCGACGATGCCGACTTGATGATCATTGGCACACGTTTCCGCCAACCTTCCGCCGAGGATGCCAAGCATGTGACGAAGTTTATTGATGCGGGAAAACCGTTGATCGGCTTCCGGACGTCGACCCACGCCTTTAACGGCAAGGGGCAATTCGGCCCGGATCTGCCGTATGGTGATTTCGGATTGAAGATTCTTGGTGAACGCTGGGTGAACCACCACGGACGGCACAAGAAAGAAGGTGCCCGCAGTGTTGTCGTCGACGCGCACGCGGACCATCCGATCTTAAGCTCGGTCGACGAGATCTTCGCTTCGTCGGACGTTTACGGTGTCATTCACCTGACCGACGATGATCTGATCCTGCTTCGAGCGGCCGTCACCGAAACGTTGGATCCTTCGTCACCAAACGTCAGTGGCGAAAAGAACTCCCCAATGCAGCCGTTCGCATGGATCCATCCCTACACGTCGCCATCGGGGACATCAGGAAAATCGTTCTGCACCACCGCCGGTGCGAGTGTCGATTTTGCCGACGAAGATTTGCGCCGTTTGATTGTCAACGCCGCCTACCATTTAACCGGACGCGACGTGCCCGCCAAAGCCAACGTGACCTTCGTTGATCCGTACTACCCAACGTTCTACGGCTTTATCCGTGAGAAGGGTTACTGGAAGAATCTCAACATCCAGCCATCCGATTTTTCGATCGGAAAAGCTCCCAGCTTTCCTGATCCCAAGGGCAGTCCTGAATGGAACCATCGCGATCGTCCTTAG